A stretch of Chloroflexota bacterium DNA encodes these proteins:
- a CDS encoding zinc ribbon domain-containing protein, with protein MTQRFFSLTVLCVIFCSVVFPVSAQTPIALTELQIAFWPEYDRSSMLVIYRGVLAPEVSLPASLTFSVPAQYGPPVAVAYSDAQERLLNLQYTTAVSGDVMTVSFTAPAANFQFEYYDSSLDVSSSTRRYTFAGVAAYSIQTLVLQVQQPAGANNLTATPALAQSTVGTDGLNYFTAVRENVPAGEAIAFDLTYTKTSSALTVSNQPATDNTASDTTAPASSPAASPALVTAVIVGIVGVGLVGGGLVWFARSRRTTAAPSTTSTAGPRRLKGHPPRPKEVSPTVTASPSESPASFCHECGARLQPGDVFCRNCGTKMR; from the coding sequence ATGACCCAGCGATTCTTTAGTTTGACTGTCCTTTGTGTTATTTTTTGTTCCGTCGTTTTTCCGGTGAGCGCGCAAACGCCGATTGCGCTGACCGAATTGCAGATCGCCTTCTGGCCTGAATACGACAGAAGTTCAATGCTGGTGATCTATCGCGGCGTGTTAGCGCCCGAAGTGAGCCTCCCGGCCTCGCTCACTTTTTCTGTGCCAGCTCAGTACGGCCCGCCGGTGGCCGTGGCCTACAGTGATGCTCAGGAACGCTTGCTTAACCTGCAATACACCACCGCCGTTTCCGGCGACGTGATGACTGTCAGCTTCACCGCGCCCGCCGCCAATTTTCAATTTGAATACTACGACTCCAGCCTGGACGTGAGTTCGTCAACGCGGCGCTACACCTTCGCCGGGGTCGCCGCCTATTCCATCCAAACCCTGGTTCTGCAAGTGCAACAGCCTGCCGGGGCAAACAACCTCACGGCCACGCCGGCGCTGGCTCAATCCACAGTTGGCACAGACGGCCTCAACTACTTCACTGCCGTTCGCGAAAATGTCCCGGCGGGCGAGGCCATTGCCTTCGATCTCACTTACACCAAAACTAGTTCGGCGCTCACAGTTAGCAATCAGCCCGCCACGGACAATACAGCCTCGGACACAACCGCGCCCGCCTCTTCGCCGGCGGCCAGCCCGGCGCTGGTTACGGCGGTGATTGTCGGCATTGTGGGTGTTGGGCTGGTGGGGGGCGGGTTGGTCTGGTTCGCGCGATCCAGAAGAACAACAGCCGCCCCTTCGACAACTTCGACGGCGGGGCCGCGACGGCTCAAAGGCCACCCGCCGCGCCCGAAGGAAGTGTCTCCAACCGTGACGGCTTCACCGTCCGAGTCGCCGGCATCTTTCTGCCACGAGTGCGGCGCTCGCCTTCAACCCGGCGATGTGTTTTGTCGGAACTGCGGGACGAAGATGAGATGA